A single window of Granulibacter bethesdensis DNA harbors:
- a CDS encoding acireductone dioxygenase, translating to MSRLTIYSDSAPDTPLIRTEDPGQIVQELSNIGVRFERWTSAVTPSPDDDEATILAAYRPYLNALMGETGAGSADVIRLRPDTPNLPALRQKFLSEHTHTEDEVRFFVHGSGNFILHVDDKVYDAHCTQGDLISVPTGIKHWFDAGETPFVTALRVFTDTTGWVAHYTGDPIADHFPAA from the coding sequence ATGAGCCGTCTGACCATTTACTCAGACTCCGCACCGGATACACCGCTGATCAGGACCGAAGATCCGGGACAGATCGTACAGGAGTTGAGTAACATCGGTGTTCGCTTTGAACGCTGGACCAGTGCTGTTACCCCGTCCCCCGATGATGACGAAGCGACCATTCTCGCCGCATATCGTCCTTATCTGAATGCGTTGATGGGCGAAACGGGTGCCGGCAGTGCGGATGTCATCCGCCTGCGGCCCGATACACCGAACCTGCCCGCGTTGCGGCAGAAATTCCTGTCAGAGCATACCCATACCGAGGATGAAGTCCGTTTCTTCGTTCATGGCAGTGGCAATTTCATTCTTCATGTCGATGACAAGGTTTATGATGCACACTGCACACAGGGGGATCTGATTTCCGTCCCCACTGGCATCAAACACTGGTTCGATGCCGGCGAAACACCCTTTGTCACCGCTCTGCGCGTGTTCACCGATACCACAGGTTGGGTGGCCCATTACACGGGTGATCCGATTGCCGACCATTTCCCGGCTGCCTGA
- a CDS encoding aspartate aminotransferase family protein, whose product MTSALMPNYNRADLAFERGEGAWLTAVNGRRYLDFGAGIATSSLGHAHPGLTGAIAAQAAKVMHVSNLYRVPEAERLAERLTAHSFAEAAFFCNSGAEANEGLVKLIRRTQSETGHPERWRMICFQGAFHGRTLAMLSATGNPKYQAGFGPAVDGFDQVPPGDIAAVRAAITPETAGILIEPVQGEGGIRVIALDFLRQLRALCDEHGLLLGYDEIQCGMGRTGRLWAHEWAGDAAPDVMSSAKGIAGGFPMGAVLARHELARHLTPGTHGTTYGGNPLACAAANAVLDVVLAPGFLDAVQQRGQQLRTGLEAIARDYPHIFKEVRGKGLLLGLLCGPANTAVQEALRENGLLSVAAGENVLRLAPPLVVTEADCDAALSIIRETAVTFAREIGGAAS is encoded by the coding sequence GTGACCTCCGCCCTGATGCCGAATTACAACCGTGCTGACCTCGCTTTCGAGCGGGGAGAAGGCGCATGGCTGACGGCAGTGAATGGCCGACGATATCTCGATTTCGGAGCGGGAATTGCCACTTCTTCGCTCGGCCATGCGCATCCCGGCCTGACCGGCGCCATCGCGGCGCAGGCGGCGAAGGTCATGCATGTCTCCAACCTCTATCGCGTGCCGGAAGCCGAACGTCTGGCCGAGCGCTTGACGGCGCACTCCTTCGCGGAGGCCGCATTTTTCTGCAATTCCGGGGCCGAGGCCAATGAAGGGCTGGTCAAGCTGATCCGCCGTACCCAAAGCGAGACCGGGCATCCGGAACGTTGGCGGATGATCTGTTTTCAGGGGGCATTCCATGGCCGGACTCTGGCCATGCTCTCTGCCACCGGCAATCCGAAATATCAGGCGGGCTTCGGCCCGGCAGTCGATGGGTTTGATCAGGTTCCCCCCGGCGATATCGCCGCGGTGAGGGCAGCCATCACTCCGGAAACGGCGGGGATCCTGATTGAGCCTGTTCAGGGTGAGGGCGGTATCCGTGTGATCGCGCTCGATTTCCTGCGCCAGCTTCGGGCGCTGTGCGATGAGCATGGGCTGTTGCTTGGCTATGACGAAATCCAGTGCGGCATGGGGCGCACCGGTCGGCTCTGGGCCCATGAATGGGCAGGTGATGCCGCGCCGGATGTTATGTCCTCCGCCAAGGGGATTGCGGGCGGTTTCCCGATGGGCGCCGTGCTGGCGCGCCACGAACTGGCACGTCATCTGACACCCGGTACGCATGGCACGACCTATGGTGGCAACCCGCTGGCCTGTGCCGCGGCCAATGCCGTGCTGGATGTGGTACTGGCGCCCGGATTTCTGGATGCTGTCCAGCAACGCGGGCAGCAGCTGCGCACCGGGCTGGAGGCCATTGCTCGGGATTACCCGCATATCTTCAAGGAGGTGCGCGGCAAAGGCCTGTTGCTTGGCCTCCTTTGTGGTCCCGCCAATACGGCCGTACAGGAAGCCTTGCGTGAAAATGGTTTGCTGAGCGTGGCAGCCGGAGAAAACGTGCTTCGGCTGGCGCCTCCGCTGGTTGTGACGGAAGCGGATTGTGATGCTGCTCTTTCGATCATTCGTGAGACGGCCGTAACATTTGCGCGTGAAATAGGGGGGGCTGCATCATGA
- a CDS encoding NAD(P)/FAD-dependent oxidoreductase has translation MARVAVVGAGAMGLAAAYHAVKAGHDVTVYEADAVPGGMAAHFDFGGLSLERYYHFVCKSDQPTFDLMQELGIGDKMRWMQTSMGYFFEGKLSEWGTPVALLKFPGLTLIEKFRYGLMMFFATKRKAAGSLENISARKWIETWCGQSVYQKLWRSLFDLKFYQYADPVSAAWIWTRIKRVGTSRRSIMQEELGYIEGGSETLIARLVQAIEAGGGKIRLRTPVEKVLTNQGRVSGVVVAGEEIACDAAILTVPTPLIPEMVPDLPDRQRYADILNIGVACLIFKLRKQVTPHFWVNVVDPAMGIPGFVEFSNLRPTGDTIVYVPYYMPVDQPNWARSDDDLLDEAFSYLKRVNPALTDSDRIDARVGRLRHAQPVCPPGFASQIPPVQTQVKGLQIADTCFYYPEDRGISESVRYGRLMAQSVEASIKGQKGAL, from the coding sequence ATGGCACGTGTTGCGGTTGTTGGCGCAGGTGCCATGGGATTGGCGGCTGCCTATCATGCGGTGAAAGCCGGTCATGATGTCACCGTTTATGAGGCAGATGCCGTTCCAGGCGGTATGGCGGCACATTTCGATTTCGGCGGCCTTTCTCTGGAACGCTACTATCATTTTGTCTGCAAATCCGATCAGCCGACTTTCGATCTGATGCAGGAGCTGGGTATCGGCGATAAAATGCGGTGGATGCAAACCAGCATGGGCTATTTTTTTGAGGGAAAACTGAGCGAATGGGGTACCCCTGTCGCTCTGCTTAAATTTCCCGGCCTCACGCTGATTGAAAAATTTCGTTATGGCCTGATGATGTTTTTCGCTACCAAGCGGAAAGCGGCAGGGTCACTGGAAAATATTTCTGCCAGGAAATGGATTGAGACATGGTGCGGGCAGAGTGTTTATCAAAAACTGTGGCGCTCCCTGTTTGATCTGAAATTCTATCAATACGCCGATCCTGTTTCAGCGGCATGGATATGGACACGGATCAAGCGTGTTGGCACCTCAAGACGTTCCATCATGCAGGAGGAGCTTGGCTATATTGAGGGCGGCTCCGAGACGCTGATTGCAAGGCTTGTGCAAGCCATAGAGGCAGGCGGAGGTAAAATCCGCTTGCGTACCCCGGTGGAGAAGGTGCTGACCAATCAGGGTCGTGTAAGCGGTGTGGTCGTTGCTGGTGAGGAAATAGCATGTGATGCCGCCATTCTCACTGTGCCCACGCCGTTGATCCCGGAGATGGTGCCCGATCTGCCGGACCGGCAACGCTACGCGGATATTCTGAATATTGGTGTGGCCTGCTTGATTTTTAAACTGCGCAAACAGGTCACCCCTCATTTCTGGGTCAATGTGGTTGATCCGGCGATGGGTATTCCCGGCTTTGTGGAGTTCTCCAATCTGCGCCCGACCGGTGATACGATTGTGTATGTGCCATACTACATGCCGGTCGATCAGCCCAACTGGGCGCGTTCGGACGATGATCTGCTGGATGAGGCATTTTCCTATCTCAAGCGGGTTAACCCTGCGCTGACAGACAGTGATCGCATCGATGCGCGTGTTGGCCGCCTGCGCCATGCCCAGCCTGTTTGCCCGCCCGGATTTGCCAGCCAGATTCCGCCTGTCCAGACCCAGGTGAAGGGGCTTCAGATCGCGGATACCTGTTTCTATTACCCGGAAGATCGCGGCATTTCGGAAAGCGTCCGTTATGGCAGGCTGATGGCGCAGTCTGTCGAGGCCTCCATCAAGGGACAAAAAGGCGCGCTATGA
- the argF gene encoding ornithine carbamoyltransferase, producing MSARIAAGAGPDASCVRHFLDLKDIEPDALRRMLDAATGFKGADTSSRPLAGRTLALIFEKPSTRTRISFELAMRQLGGDVIMLSGKEMQLGRGETLADTARVLSRYVDAVMLRTGSSTKLHELARHATVPVINGLTELSHPCQIMADILTFEEHRGPIAGQTIAWVGDGNNVAHSWIEAAARFGFSLRLACPDTLQPHADIVAWARDNGGDVTLVADPKEAVAGVQCVVTDCWVSMSDDPAGRHEKLRPYQVDEALMALAAPDALFMHCLPAHRGEEVTDGVIDGPHSVVFDEAENRLHAQKGVLVWAMGMLR from the coding sequence ATGTCCGCCAGAATTGCTGCCGGAGCCGGTCCGGACGCTTCCTGTGTCCGGCATTTTCTGGATCTGAAAGACATTGAGCCGGATGCACTGCGCCGCATGCTGGATGCCGCCACCGGGTTCAAGGGAGCCGACACGTCCTCCCGCCCGCTGGCAGGGCGCACGCTGGCGTTGATTTTCGAAAAACCCAGTACACGGACCCGCATCAGCTTTGAACTGGCCATGCGTCAGCTTGGCGGTGATGTCATTATGCTCTCGGGTAAGGAAATGCAGCTCGGGCGTGGTGAGACGCTGGCCGATACGGCGCGGGTGCTATCCCGCTACGTCGATGCGGTGATGCTGCGCACCGGATCGAGCACGAAACTGCATGAGCTGGCGCGTCATGCCACTGTTCCGGTCATCAATGGCCTGACGGAGCTGTCTCATCCCTGCCAGATCATGGCGGATATTCTGACATTCGAAGAGCATCGCGGCCCGATTGCCGGTCAGACCATCGCCTGGGTCGGGGATGGCAATAATGTGGCTCATAGCTGGATCGAGGCTGCGGCGCGGTTCGGGTTCAGCCTGCGTCTGGCATGCCCCGACACACTTCAGCCGCACGCCGATATCGTCGCTTGGGCGCGCGATAATGGTGGTGATGTGACGTTGGTGGCTGATCCGAAGGAGGCAGTTGCCGGTGTGCAATGTGTGGTGACGGATTGTTGGGTCAGCATGTCCGACGATCCGGCAGGCCGTCATGAGAAGCTGCGCCCCTATCAGGTCGATGAGGCGCTGATGGCGCTGGCGGCACCGGATGCGCTGTTCATGCATTGCCTGCCCGCTCATCGTGGGGAGGAAGTCACGGATGGTGTGATCGACGGTCCTCATTCCGTAGTGTTCGACGAGGCCGAAAACCGTCTGCACGCCCAGAAAGGCGTGCTGGTCTGGGCCATGGGAATGCTACGATAG
- a CDS encoding twin-arginine translocase TatA/TatE family subunit has translation MGSLSIWHWLILLAVVAILFGGGGKISGLMGDLGKGIKSFKRSMAEEDDASMEHDPKNPAVPPPSPNASLGNQQPTQHDTTPRPQSHV, from the coding sequence ATGGGTAGTCTGAGCATCTGGCATTGGCTGATTCTGCTGGCGGTTGTCGCCATCCTGTTCGGGGGTGGGGGCAAAATCAGTGGGCTCATGGGCGATCTCGGCAAAGGGATCAAATCTTTCAAGCGGAGCATGGCGGAAGAGGACGATGCTTCCATGGAGCATGATCCGAAAAATCCCGCGGTGCCGCCCCCTTCCCCGAATGCATCTTTGGGGAACCAGCAACCCACACAGCATGACACGACCCCTCGTCCACAATCTCATGTCTAA
- a CDS encoding NAD(P)-dependent oxidoreductase, with protein sequence MNTTRTIIVTGAAGLVGQNLIQRLVDRQAGRIIAIDKHPSNTALLRKLHPGIEVIEADLSKDGPWQDAFAGADALVLNHAQIGALTEEPFIANNITATEKVIAAARKAGIGNVVHISSSVVNSAARDFYTESKKAQEKLVVESGLPVTILRPTLMFGWFDRKHLGWLARFMKKVPVFPIPGNGRYLRQPLFVGDFCDIISACLKKPHHGSAFNITGLERIDYIDLMRAVKTATGAKARIVTIPYGLFWLLLKIYALVNSNPPFTASQLKALVTPDIFEVIDWPGIFGVQSTPLSKALEVTFRDPTYAQIALEF encoded by the coding sequence TTGAATACGACACGGACGATTATCGTCACCGGCGCTGCTGGTCTGGTGGGGCAAAATCTGATTCAGCGTCTGGTGGACCGCCAGGCTGGCCGGATCATTGCGATCGACAAGCATCCGTCCAACACCGCGTTGTTGCGTAAGCTCCATCCCGGGATCGAGGTCATTGAGGCTGATCTTTCAAAAGATGGCCCATGGCAGGATGCTTTTGCAGGTGCGGATGCGCTGGTGCTGAACCACGCGCAAATCGGTGCCCTGACGGAGGAGCCTTTTATCGCCAATAATATCACGGCGACAGAGAAGGTCATTGCTGCTGCCAGAAAAGCGGGTATCGGCAATGTCGTGCATATTTCTTCGTCAGTCGTGAATTCTGCGGCGCGGGATTTTTACACGGAATCGAAAAAAGCGCAGGAAAAGCTGGTCGTTGAAAGTGGCCTGCCCGTCACCATTTTGCGCCCGACCTTGATGTTTGGCTGGTTCGACCGGAAGCATCTGGGCTGGCTGGCCCGTTTCATGAAAAAAGTGCCGGTTTTCCCGATTCCGGGGAATGGGCGCTACCTGCGTCAGCCGCTATTTGTCGGTGATTTCTGTGATATCATCAGTGCCTGTCTTAAAAAACCGCATCACGGCTCTGCCTTCAACATCACCGGTTTGGAGCGTATCGACTATATCGACCTGATGCGGGCCGTTAAGACCGCCACAGGTGCAAAGGCGCGGATTGTGACCATTCCTTATGGTCTGTTCTGGCTGTTGCTTAAGATCTATGCGCTGGTGAACAGCAATCCACCTTTTACCGCCAGTCAGTTGAAGGCTCTGGTGACGCCGGATATTTTTGAAGTCATCGACTGGCCCGGTATTTTCGGTGTCCAGTCCACGCCGTTGAGCAAGGCGCTGGAAGTGACTTTCCGTGACCCGACCTATGCGCAGATTGCTCTGGAGTTCTGA
- a CDS encoding metal/formaldehyde-sensitive transcriptional repressor, which yields MRSSPENLPIPSRADEKTRLLKRLKRIRGQVDALHRAVLEQGAASTRLIQQATACRGAMDGFIAEIIEDHIREQIIDARNAGDSSQAAEELIRLVHSYLT from the coding sequence ATGAGATCAAGCCCCGAAAATCTCCCGATCCCTTCCAGAGCCGATGAAAAAACCCGACTCCTGAAGCGGCTCAAACGTATTCGTGGGCAGGTTGATGCGTTGCATCGCGCGGTTCTGGAGCAGGGTGCAGCCAGCACCAGACTGATCCAGCAGGCGACAGCCTGTCGCGGAGCGATGGATGGATTCATCGCGGAAATCATTGAGGATCATATCCGGGAGCAGATCATCGACGCCCGGAACGCAGGGGACTCATCTCAGGCGGCTGAGGAACTGATCAGGCTGGTGCATTCTTATCTCACCTGA
- a CDS encoding regulatory protein RecX, with protein MSLHPPPLPDEAALYEAALRYLSRFAATRTGVARMLERRIKRWARMMEGTEMDQAALPDAIHQAQQAARTVIERLERSGVLDDAAFAAARTSSLTRAGRSRRAVAAHLVAKGVPPELVAQSLPDNPELELAAAVKLTKRKKLGPFAVERTTPTPQARQRALAAMARAGFDGRTSQQALGMEREEAEALLEALRSGI; from the coding sequence ATGTCCTTACATCCTCCTCCGCTTCCTGACGAAGCTGCGTTATACGAAGCGGCTCTGCGCTATCTCAGCCGGTTCGCGGCCACCCGGACGGGGGTCGCCCGCATGCTGGAACGCCGTATCAAGCGATGGGCGCGCATGATGGAGGGGACGGAGATGGATCAGGCCGCGCTGCCCGATGCCATCCATCAGGCGCAACAGGCGGCCCGGACGGTCATTGAGCGTCTGGAACGCAGCGGCGTGCTGGATGACGCCGCCTTTGCCGCCGCGCGCACCAGCAGCCTGACCCGCGCCGGCCGCTCCCGCCGCGCCGTCGCCGCCCATCTGGTGGCCAAGGGGGTACCGCCTGAGCTGGTGGCGCAGAGCCTGCCGGATAATCCGGAGCTTGAACTCGCTGCTGCGGTAAAGCTGACGAAACGCAAAAAACTGGGGCCATTTGCAGTAGAGCGAACAACACCGACACCACAGGCCCGGCAACGTGCGCTGGCCGCCATGGCCAGAGCCGGGTTCGATGGAAGGACGTCTCAACAGGCTTTGGGTATGGAACGGGAAGAGGCGGAGGCGTTACTGGAGGCGTTGCGCTCAGGGATTTAA
- the mtnC gene encoding acireductone synthase: MNPPKAILTDIEGTTTPIAFVHRVLFPYAKANMAGFLAAYSDDEAVAAILAEVEAQYPGRPALETLLGWMDEDAKITPLKALQGLIWREGYRSGALQAEVHPDAAQSLRAWHEAGLNLFVYSSGSVEAQQLLFSYSDQGDLSLLFGGFFDTRIGGKREADSYRHIIANTGMQPQSMLFLSDIEEELDAALDAGLRTCQLVRAGDGGGTPTQRHPHAPDFIAVAHQFGLPHP, encoded by the coding sequence ATGAATCCTCCCAAGGCCATTCTGACCGATATCGAAGGCACCACAACCCCAATCGCCTTCGTGCATCGGGTTCTGTTTCCCTATGCCAAAGCCAATATGGCCGGCTTTCTGGCAGCTTATTCGGATGATGAAGCGGTTGCCGCAATCCTTGCCGAAGTAGAGGCGCAGTATCCGGGCCGACCGGCGCTGGAAACATTGCTGGGCTGGATGGATGAGGATGCGAAAATCACCCCGCTGAAAGCATTGCAAGGCCTGATCTGGCGGGAAGGATATCGCAGTGGCGCCCTGCAGGCGGAGGTGCACCCGGATGCCGCGCAGAGCCTGCGCGCATGGCATGAGGCCGGTCTCAACCTGTTCGTCTACTCATCCGGTTCGGTCGAAGCCCAGCAATTGCTGTTTTCCTATTCCGATCAGGGTGATCTGTCGCTGTTGTTCGGCGGCTTTTTTGATACCAGGATTGGCGGAAAGCGCGAGGCAGACAGCTATCGCCATATTATCGCCAATACCGGCATGCAACCGCAGAGCATGCTGTTCCTCTCCGATATTGAGGAAGAGCTGGACGCGGCGCTGGATGCGGGTTTGCGCACCTGCCAGCTCGTTCGTGCCGGAGATGGCGGGGGAACACCCACCCAGCGCCACCCGCATGCCCCGGATTTTATCGCCGTCGCACACCAGTTCGGCCTGCCCCATCCCTGA
- a CDS encoding methylthioribulose 1-phosphate dehydratase: MTETVTSVRQPPEWAAATIVAAGQRMDARGWVPATAGNISVRLPDNTIAITSSGNHKGFLKTSDIMVVDQAGKPLTPGLKPSAETLLHCQIYRLDNQAGAVVHGHSVAATVLSMAPGKNDAPPDFIRLEGYEVLKAFGVKTHQITLDLPVLDNDQDMESLASIAEPILLRGAPLGYLIRGHGVYVWGGDMAAALARLEGLEFLLACELERRHLR, encoded by the coding sequence ATGACCGAGACAGTCACGTCGGTCAGGCAACCGCCGGAATGGGCTGCTGCCACCATTGTTGCAGCCGGACAACGGATGGATGCACGTGGCTGGGTGCCGGCAACCGCTGGGAATATCAGCGTCCGGCTGCCCGATAATACCATCGCCATTACCAGCAGCGGCAACCACAAGGGCTTTCTGAAGACCTCCGACATCATGGTGGTCGATCAAGCCGGTAAGCCTTTAACCCCCGGGCTGAAACCCAGCGCGGAGACTCTGTTGCATTGCCAGATCTATCGTCTGGACAACCAGGCCGGTGCGGTCGTGCATGGCCATTCCGTTGCCGCCACCGTGCTGTCGATGGCACCGGGAAAAAACGATGCCCCGCCCGACTTCATCCGGCTGGAAGGGTATGAGGTACTGAAAGCCTTTGGCGTGAAAACCCACCAGATCACGCTGGATTTACCCGTTCTGGACAATGATCAGGATATGGAAAGTCTGGCCAGCATTGCCGAACCGATACTTCTTCGTGGGGCACCGCTTGGATATTTAATTCGTGGCCATGGCGTTTATGTATGGGGGGGCGATATGGCGGCCGCTCTGGCACGACTGGAAGGTCTTGAATTCCTGCTGGCCTGCGAGTTGGAACGCCGGCACCTGCGCTGA
- a CDS encoding Hsp33 family molecular chaperone HslO, with amino-acid sequence MSDTPAFLDGGRPDVPDIVVPRGMTPFFIPDRPVRGRLVRLGPLADALLSRHDHPPVVAELVGQVLALAAAMAGALKFRGSFSVQIKGDGPLRLLLADCTDTGALRGYARTDGEALEALLAETPQPTAAQLLGQGYFAFLVDQGPDREPHQGIVGIEGETLAAMALHYFQTSEQMQCHVQLACRQTENGWRAGALVLEQVAREGGTGALPEITEDHQESWRAALALAGTLRDSELLDDELPPERLLYQLFHSEGVAADRPRALAFGCRCSRARLAGVLETFSTDDLDHMTIEQDIVMTCEFCNLDFRFAREEVRGKA; translated from the coding sequence ATGTCCGACACACCCGCATTTCTGGATGGTGGACGTCCAGACGTCCCCGATATCGTCGTGCCGCGTGGTATGACGCCTTTTTTCATCCCGGACCGTCCCGTCCGTGGCCGTCTTGTACGGCTCGGTCCATTGGCGGATGCCTTGTTGAGCCGTCATGACCATCCGCCCGTTGTGGCGGAGCTGGTCGGTCAGGTGCTGGCTCTGGCTGCCGCCATGGCCGGAGCGTTGAAATTCCGTGGCTCCTTCAGCGTGCAGATCAAGGGCGACGGACCGTTGCGTCTGCTGCTGGCGGACTGCACCGATACCGGCGCACTGCGTGGTTATGCCCGCACCGATGGTGAAGCGCTTGAAGCCCTTCTGGCAGAGACACCCCAACCGACCGCCGCCCAATTGCTGGGGCAGGGATATTTTGCCTTTCTGGTCGATCAGGGACCGGACAGGGAGCCTCATCAGGGGATCGTCGGCATTGAGGGGGAGACGCTCGCTGCCATGGCGCTGCATTATTTCCAGACCAGCGAGCAGATGCAGTGTCATGTGCAACTGGCTTGCCGCCAGACGGAGAATGGCTGGCGGGCGGGTGCCCTTGTGCTGGAGCAGGTGGCGCGGGAAGGTGGCACTGGCGCGCTGCCGGAGATAACGGAGGATCATCAGGAAAGCTGGCGCGCCGCTCTGGCGCTGGCCGGGACGCTGCGTGATTCGGAACTGCTGGATGATGAGCTGCCGCCGGAGCGTTTGCTGTATCAGCTGTTCCATTCCGAAGGTGTCGCGGCGGATCGCCCACGGGCGCTGGCCTTTGGTTGCCGATGCAGCCGGGCACGGCTGGCAGGTGTTCTGGAGACTTTCAGCACCGACGATCTGGATCATATGACGATTGAGCAGGATATCGTCATGACCTGTGAATTCTGTAACCTTGATTTCCGGTTCGCGCGGGAAGAGGTCCGGGGTAAAGCCTGA
- the cysE gene encoding serine O-acetyltransferase → MSPATAALCRRISAGSIHVEDVWFNLCREAREIALTDPAMAAGLERALLVHGCFPAALGALIAHKLGNAWIPADQLLGPIGDAYETDPSLVESAIIDLTAIRDRDPACPDLLTPFMFFKGFQALQAYRISHHLWTHGREHMARVFQSRMSECFAVDIHPAARLGHGILIDHATGLVIGETAVVEDDVSILQEVTLGGTGKETGDRHPKVRRGVLIGAGAKILGNVTIGEGAKIGAGSIVLDSVLPYTTVVGVPAHPVGPRNQGMPALTMDQTLPPPEYAI, encoded by the coding sequence ATGTCCCCAGCCACTGCTGCCTTATGCCGCCGGATTTCCGCCGGTTCGATCCATGTCGAGGATGTGTGGTTCAACCTGTGCCGTGAAGCGCGGGAGATCGCCCTGACCGATCCGGCCATGGCAGCCGGGCTGGAACGTGCCTTACTGGTGCATGGATGTTTCCCGGCGGCCCTCGGCGCATTGATCGCCCATAAGCTCGGCAATGCGTGGATACCGGCGGACCAGTTGCTGGGGCCGATTGGCGATGCGTATGAGACCGATCCGTCTCTGGTAGAAAGCGCGATCATCGACCTGACGGCGATCCGGGACCGAGATCCCGCCTGCCCGGACCTTCTGACCCCGTTCATGTTTTTCAAGGGGTTTCAGGCCTTGCAGGCGTATCGCATCAGCCATCATCTCTGGACCCATGGCCGTGAGCATATGGCGCGGGTGTTTCAAAGCCGTATGTCGGAATGCTTCGCGGTTGATATTCATCCGGCGGCCCGGCTGGGTCATGGTATCCTGATCGACCATGCGACCGGTCTGGTGATCGGTGAGACTGCCGTGGTGGAGGATGATGTTTCCATCCTGCAGGAGGTCACGCTGGGCGGCACGGGGAAAGAAACCGGTGACCGTCACCCTAAAGTGCGGCGTGGCGTGCTGATCGGGGCTGGCGCCAAGATACTGGGGAATGTGACGATCGGTGAAGGTGCCAAGATCGGCGCCGGCAGTATCGTGCTCGATTCTGTGCTTCCCTATACCACTGTCGTGGGTGTGCCCGCGCATCCGGTTGGGCCCCGTAACCAGGGCATGCCGGCACTGACTATGGATCAAACTCTGCCGCCTCCCGAATACGCTATCTGA
- a CDS encoding SDR family NAD(P)-dependent oxidoreductase: MRAPERILILGATSAMAQEAARLWAAQGARLALLARDPGRLAVIADDLATRGASEIVTVPCDCAKADSVTALNDIAARFGGLDIVLLAYGVLGDQTMLEQNPNALADLLQVNFVSAALWCQAAANLLEKQTFGSLVVIGSVAGDRGRQSNYVYGAAKAGLGVLVQGIAHRLARSGARAVLIKPGFVDTPMTEGFTKGPLWASAEQLGKIIVAAAENGRTIVYAPGFWRLIMLVIRSVPARIFHKTRL; the protein is encoded by the coding sequence ATGAGAGCGCCTGAACGGATCCTGATTCTGGGTGCAACCTCTGCCATGGCACAGGAGGCGGCGCGTCTCTGGGCGGCGCAAGGTGCCCGCCTTGCGCTGCTTGCGCGTGATCCAGGGCGGCTCGCCGTGATTGCCGATGATCTGGCCACGCGGGGAGCCTCCGAGATCGTGACGGTTCCCTGCGACTGCGCAAAGGCGGACTCCGTCACCGCGCTCAATGACATTGCAGCCCGGTTTGGTGGGTTGGATATCGTGCTGCTCGCTTATGGAGTGCTCGGCGATCAGACAATGCTGGAGCAGAACCCGAATGCTTTGGCCGATCTGTTGCAGGTGAATTTCGTCAGCGCTGCTTTGTGGTGTCAGGCCGCAGCCAATCTGCTTGAGAAACAGACATTCGGCAGTCTGGTCGTGATCGGCTCTGTGGCGGGGGATCGGGGTCGGCAGTCGAACTATGTCTATGGTGCTGCAAAAGCAGGACTTGGTGTACTGGTGCAGGGTATTGCTCATCGGCTTGCCCGCAGCGGTGCCCGTGCTGTTCTCATCAAACCGGGTTTTGTCGATACACCAATGACGGAAGGATTTACCAAAGGACCGCTCTGGGCCAGCGCAGAGCAGCTTGGAAAGATCATTGTGGCCGCTGCAGAAAACGGCAGAACCATTGTTTATGCACCGGGATTCTGGCGTTTGATCATGTTGGTTATCCGTTCAGTGCCCGCACGTATTTTCCACAAGACCCGCCTGTAA
- a CDS encoding GtrA family protein translates to MSRQFLRFLLTGGVAALVNLSCRYLLNLVLPFWLAVPIAYLFGMITAYVLARMYVFDESGRSRASEFRRFAIVNGFALFVVWGVSLGLAKVLFPWVGLTWHADDIAHFIGVLSPVAISYIGHRHYTFSKRAVAASD, encoded by the coding sequence ATGAGCCGGCAATTCCTGCGCTTTCTGTTAACGGGTGGTGTCGCGGCCCTGGTTAATCTCAGCTGTCGCTATCTTCTGAATCTCGTCCTGCCGTTCTGGCTGGCGGTGCCGATTGCCTATCTGTTCGGTATGATCACGGCCTATGTGCTGGCACGGATGTACGTGTTCGATGAGTCGGGACGCTCTCGTGCTTCAGAGTTCAGGCGGTTTGCCATCGTGAATGGATTTGCGTTGTTTGTTGTCTGGGGTGTGAGCCTTGGGCTGGCAAAGGTTTTGTTTCCCTGGGTAGGGCTGACATGGCATGCGGATGATATTGCCCATTTCATCGGGGTGCTGTCACCCGTTGCGATTTCCTACATTGGGCACAGGCACTACACGTTTTCGAAGAGGGCTGTTGCTGCTTCTGACTGA